In Pelodiscus sinensis isolate JC-2024 chromosome 19, ASM4963464v1, whole genome shotgun sequence, the DNA window gggggcaggacacccccgggccgggggggggcggagaccCTCGGCCCGAGCGCGGGCAGCAcccgggggggctgctccccaaACCTGCCTGGGGGGCTCTGAGCGGCCCCCGACCTAGTCCAAGCGCCGGAGCGGAGGGCGGGGCCCGGGTCCGTGCTCCGGGCGGTGCCTGTTCGGATCATCCCGCCGCTTCCAACCAACGATCTCGTGGAAGGAAGCGCGGCCGGTGGTTTGCTTCGTTTATTCTCTCGCTGCGACCCGAGGGGCCTCGGGACAGCGCCCGGCCACTGAGCCCTGCAGGATTTCACTGAGCAAAATGCAAACGGTCAGGCAGCAGCATAGACAGGACAGTTAGCGGCTGACCCTCTGTTCATGCTGTGGTTGCCGTCACGGGCCAGGACACTGCTGGGCTAGGTGCTTGGTAGAGTTTCAGCGCTGGTATTGTCATGGCCTGGAACTGCTGCATGACCATGTAGGTGTCCTGGTAGGAATTAGAGAGCAAACAAGACTTGAATTGCTGTGTGTGTAGGCTcctggggaaggagaagaatGAAAATGTTGATAACAAAGTTTAAAGCAGGTCCcagggactggatctggcccctcaggctcaggctccccccagcattgggcagCCCACTCTGATGCTCCATCTcccaccccccccaaacacacacaccatcCCCCTGCAGGGCTAGGAATGTAAGACTAGTCAGCTTTCTGATAAGCAGAAGCATATTGGGTAGTCCACTAGTAATGTGATTAGTTgctctctcttttcttctcccacccccccccttgctgcctctatcagagaggcagcaaaggagggggagcagaagccagtgctgggggagccagcttaaaagccagtccatccccccagcactgtctccgtggggggcaggagaggtagaggcacagctgAAACAGcgcaagcggggactgaagcagtctccgcttGCACAGGTTCTGCTGTGAttatgcttttgaaatgtgcaagagtcccAGCAGagagctcttgtatatttcaaaagcagaagccacCTCCTCCCTGGCTCCACTTTCCTGCTGgcttccacctttgaactgtagcaagagccaggcAGGACtcctgctacagttcaaaggtggagcCCCCCccatagactaatcaaatagtcgatggaagtGCCATTGAGTATTCGatcagttaatctaaatttaatatccctacctgggcccccctaagctctggtgtgtgagaagaATGTGAAGAgtttttctcctcagtcgggggccacatcagtgatggttttttgcttctcgttGTGTGCGGCCTTTGACTGATTTTTTCGGTGTGTCCGCGGTCCCCTGATCTAAAAAAGGTTCACCACCCCACTTGAAAGCATTGGCAGGTATTGAAATAACTGGGACTCCATGTAGTAGAGAACTTGGCAAAACAGTACCTTGGTGGTGCAACTACTGGGGCAGAGTTCATCTGGTGAAGAATAATCTGAAATCCCCTAGTGCAGGCCTACACAACATACGGCCCGTTGGTTTGCAGCCTGCGGCCCGTTGGTTTGCAGCCTGCGGCCCGTCGGTTTGCAGCCTGCGGTGAGGTTTggatttatgtggggctcaacccacgggtgggagccaaaacaaaaaagtagtcaatatgatggtctctgttgatatgcattttagtagttaaattcctggactgtcatagctcgttaagggtatgtctagactacatgtctctgctgacagaggcatgtaaatttgactacccgacatagtcaatgaagcggggatttaaatatcccccgcttcattaaaataaaaatggctcagctgatcatccgcacagcagggcagtcaagacgcagatcagttgacagggaacgcctttgtcaaccgctcctgtaaacctcatttcacgaggcataagggagtggtcgacaaaggcgttccctgtcgactgatctgcgtcttgactgccctgctgtgccgacgatcagctgagccagcacagtgcagcggccatttttatttcaatgaagcgggggatatttaaatccctgcttcattgactatatcgggtagtctaatttacatgcctctgttggcagaggcatgtagtctagacataccctaaaagtgctgtcatatggctggaaatcagataaatattgtattttattaatatcagcagaactgacttgaatggggcctgttttgtgtagtcttgccttaatctttgtattcatgcctgtcagtgtgaaataagctatttgcatatatatttgcatgtgtatgtaaccacacttaagttgtggccctggCATGTGCTGTGATTATCATTGTagccccccagggcttccaaaattgagtagccctgccctagtgGGTCCTTGGTAAAAGGAGTGGAACAATCAGCAGGAATCCTGGTGATGTAACCTACGATTTGGAAGAGACTTAATAGCCAGTTTAATACCTAGTCTGACTCTCTACTAGCTTTCTCTGTGTCTGGCCAGCCTGTTAGCATGCATGGCTCCCTTGGGGCTAGTTTCTCAGACTCAGCTCTTTAGAGAGCAGCAGGAGGATGATAATCTTTTCCCAGTGTTCATTTTTGGAACATAACTTTAATTTCCCCTCCATTCTTCCCCATCTCATAGACTCTCCACTGATCTAAGGATGTTAATGGGCGGATAATTAGGTAAtgatgtagttgatacaatttgaaTCAACTACAGGTTGGTTAAGGGAAGgtgctgcccctgctgcagctctgcatttagaTGTGGTTAAGAGCTGGGTGTGCAGGTAGCCCGGCTCCTCCTACctttaaactgcaaagctgcTGTGGGGTCGCTACTGGACCTGGTGTGAGTcgagactgagctgggcttgctcactCCCAGCTtggacaggctgctgctggagcagcctcccctggatccttgcccctcccctcacacattGCTgcaccgcagagatggtgctgggaggggggcaggcttataagacagctccccccagcactggctcctcctcccccaagggAGGGGGAGTGAGTAATTGATTCGACTAATTgacttttttacatccctactctgattTCCCACTGTAAGGCCCTCAGTTGTAGCAGATGGGATTCTGAGCAGAGGTACAAGGCCAGGATATTTTGATAGCTGATAGTCAGGTGCTGGGCTTAGAATATCCCTTGCAGAAGTACTGGGAGTGGAGCTCAGTTGTAAGCCTCCTGAAAGGAGTCCAGAGTTTCAGGAGAGTGAAATGCAGGTTGAAAGTGGGGGTGGGGTAAGAGACGGTCCTGACCAGCATCCAAGCCCCCAGAAGCAAGTGCTGACCCCTTCTCCCTGTCCCGAGCTGCTTCCAGGCTTTGTGATTCTTCCCCTTCTGGAAGTGGAACAGCTGAAGAATTCACCTTGTGAAATCGGAAAGCCAAGCTACTATTACTGTTCTCTCCCTACTGCAAATGAGttcctggggagaggaataaagAACACTAACCTTCCTCTCCTGACCCCGCCCCTAGTGTAACTAAATGTGTTGGGGGTGGAAAGGTAGCTATTCCCCTAGATTTCTTACTAGGGAAATCCTTACTGTTGGTCTTACGGTGACGTTGCCCTACACAACTCAGATCTTGCCATGGAAGCCTGCAGTGATGCGGCTGGTGCAACAGGGGGTTGGAAGGCCAGCATAAAGAATTGGGGATCTCTGGTAATGCTGGATCTTGGAGAGGGGATGATCCGATGAGTGACCTGTATTGCTTTGAGAAACTTCTCCCTTTTCTGGAATCTTAGTCAGTTGCCTTGACTGTTGTTTTTTCCAAGCAGTTGGTTGACTAATCTTTTGCCTATTGGTGGATAGCACCTCCTGAGCCAAGCAAGTAATGCTGCCTCTGCCTTCTGGTTGGGCCAGTTCAACTGCATTGTTGCTTGATAATTTAGCTTAGATCATGCTGCTCACAGGGGACTAGCTGAATTTTGAGCTCCTGCATCCTTCAAAAGTCCTTTGCCCTTCATGTCTGGGTTCATGGATGCTGCCTTGACTTGCTATAAGCACCAGGCTTTGCTTATAagggggtggagaaccttttttggtcacggggtcactgacccacagaaaaaccactttggggccacacacaagtgaaactAAAGCAAAACCCCCCCAAACTCTCCCTcgtggtccctgactgaggagaGAGACATTCCCCTTGTATACCAGAGCCAAGaggggcctaggctagtagattttgtgtgttgtCACCCTGTGGTGGGTTGTGGGGGCTGGAACCCTGAGactcagggccagatccaggcaagcgaaGGGctcatctggcccctgggcctgaggttcacCACCCCTGGCTTGTAACAAGGCCTCCCTCTTACTTACAGATAGCCCTGCAGTCCAGGTGACACTTGTATAGGGAGACTGAGTCTCATGATTGACCAGTTCTGTGGCATGCCAGTATCTTCCCTTGCCGTGGAGTGCGGTGGATCAACTTTAAATAAGGCAAGGAACATAAAGAAAGAGTGGGCATTAAATAAGGCCAACTAGGGCTTGACACAATCCTTATTAGATCTTGGGATGGCAGAGGAGACAGTAATAGCGGGAACTGGTATGTAACACTTACAGCCAACTACAGGGTACCATGGGTCTTTTGCAAATAGTATTTTTACATTTTGAGGAAGGggtactcaacacgcagcctgtttgtttgcgatCCACGTgtgggagccaaaccaaaaaagtagtcaatacaatggtcttctgttgctatacCTTTcactagttaaattcctggactgtcattgctcattgaaagtgctgtcatgggtggaaatcgggtagatattgcattttattaatatcagcagagctgacttaaatgggacctgtgttgtgtagtcttgccttaatctttgtattcatgcctgtcagtgtgaaaagctatttgcatatatatttgcatgtgtacgtaagcacacttaagttgcggccctcggtgtgtgctgtgagtatcattgtggccccaggcttacaaagttgagtagccctgttttgaGGCATATTTATCACTTTCATACTCACTCATTACTTATCTGCATATAATCACCAATGTTTCAAataaggatgtaagtgactagtctactatccgagaagcataagcttattggaaagtagactagtgatgcgactagtcacttccccccccgttgctgcctctattgAAAAGAGATGGCGGGGGaacaggagccaatgctgggagaagctggcttaaaagccagttttcctcagcactgtctctgtgggggtaggagaggtagaggcacagtgggaaatggcGTGAGCGGAGACAGAAGCAGTCTCTACTCTCACAGGTTCTGAgagtctgcttttgaaatgtacaagagccccagcagagctcttgtatatttcaaaagcagaagcccctaTGGagccagggccagcgggggattcCCCACTGGCTCCGCACTCActgtggggcttccttttgaaatgtgcaagagcgctgctggggcttttgtacatttcaaaggttcaGGCACATTAGGGAGTGCGGGGCCAGTCCGCTGCTGGCCCCggactccctgcagggcttcagcttttgaactgtagcaagagtttGGCAGGGCTCCTGCTACAGTTCAGAGGGTGTCTGGGGGAGACCCCCTTACAGAtcaattgaatagtcgatggaaatctcattgactatttgattaatctgAATTTAACATCCTTGGTTTCAAATGTTGTAAGCAAAAAATAGATAGGGGTCTCTAAAGTACACAGTGGCAAAGAGGGTGGCTTGTGCCTGCTGCTTGACGCTGACATATACCCAGTACCAATTTTAAAGTTTCTGTAGAAGTGGTTAATGTTATCTGCATCTGCACTGGACTTGTGCCTGTTCAAACATTGTTTGTATGTGAACAGTCATTCTCAAGTGGATTGAATGGTTTGCTCAATGTGAACCAAGCAAAGCACCTGTAAAGCAACTCTGGGAATTGGCTGGTCCACCCAAAAGCTGTAGTTGCTACAGCAGAAGATGTTAGAGCATCAATAGCTTTCTAGCCAAGATTGTGATGACTTGGCCTGCTTTGAAGAGCACATAGGATAAGAGCTCATTCTGGAAACTCAGCCTGTAACTACTGGAGCCGAACCCTATGTTTCTGGGGTTCTTCCCTTGTGTGTTTGCCAGTCTGACAGCCATTAGAAGCTGCATGTGTGGATATGGGGTGCATTTGCATCAGTTGAAGGGGGTGGATGTTTTACTGTGGCAAGTGTCCAGTGTATATGAGGTCTGGGTGTGAGCTGATCACGTTACAAACTCTGTAAAAAGTCAGGTTAGGGGAATTACCATGCACCCTACTGTGAGTTGAACCACCCCTCCTGGCTGGGCCTAGTGCATAAGCTAGGTgagtatgacctatgaggagggcTCGGAGATGCTACTTTGAAACTCTTTCCAGTATCTTAGGGTGGAAATCCCGGTTAACGGGGAATGGGACCCAAGGGGGATTAGTAACTAGATAAAATCTTGTTTCAAACCTggctgaactagggatgttaaattgtgtttaatcaactAAGCGACTAGTTAATGAATTTTCCATTAATCGGTTGATAAGGGGGGGAacggcagagccacagtggggctagCGCCCAGCCCCGGGagttaaccctgctgtggctctgccttttaaatgcattgagacaccaggctcttaatacacttaaaaggctgaagcgcagcgGTGGGGGACcaggctgattcccagctcacacccagtcTCTTGCTACGTCTCTGCCTACCTTGCCCCCCGCGGAGtccgtgctgggggtggggggaatggctTTAAgactgcttcccccagcactggttcctgctctccctcccctccccctacaaggcagcaaaaagggggggggggggggaagaagcaactagtcgagtcactacttgactatctgatatacttatcagatagttgactagttgcttacatccctaggttgAAAATGACCGGTGCTTTATAGGAAATGAGTTCTCAGTTAAGCTCTGTTAACAAGGGGATGGAAACATTCATAACTCCAAAGCCATGAATCAGCAGGACTGTGGAGAGTGAACCTTTCTAGAGatcccactagggatgtgaatggttaaccagttcatTGGTGGGTGCTCTGGACTGTTAGAtgccagttagccaattaaacaggattttacgtcCCTAGATCCCACTGTATCTTGGTGACACGGTGTCGTGGCAGTGACTTACTACGGCCTGCCTTTTAAACTACTGATAGGACTCTGGTATATGGGGAATGCCCGTCTGGCACCTCGTCCCCACATTAAGAAAAACTTGATTTATCAATAGTGGTGTACCGGCTTACCCCCTTAATAGGGTTGGCTGGAGGGATTTATTTGGTGTAGGTGCCTTAAAGGTGTATCGTGCTTTGATCTTAAATTGGATCTATCCAGGGGCTTGATCTAATGGGTTAGTTCGTTAGGTTAATGCAATGTGATCTTAGAGCTGAGAGATGGCTGTACTTCTGTGATGATGATGGCTCCTTGTCAGATCCTGagtgtttctccttcctcctctaggtgaaggagctggtgctggataacTGCCGCTCACTTGATGGGAAGATCGTTGGACTCTCCTCAGACTTTGAAAACCTGGAGTTCCTCAGTATGATCAATGTCAACCTGCTGTCTGTCTCCAACCTCCCCAAGCTCAATAAACTCCGCAAGGTAAACTgagagcttggggccagatggcTGAGAGTCTTCTGGCAAACTGCGTGGGGTGGTCTGCATTCGAACAGAGAGTGTgtcgttccctccccccccatccgcttgtagggatggagactccactacttccctaggtaacccattccagtgcttcaccaccctcctagggaaatagtttttcctaatatccaacctggacctccccaccacaacttgagaccattgctccttgttctgccatctgtcactactgagaacagcctctctccgtcctctttggaacctcccttcaggaagttgaaggctgctatcaaatcccccctcactcttcgcttctgcagactaaacagacccaagtccctcagcctctcctcataagtcataccccctaatcattttggttgccctccgctggaccctctccaatgcgtccacatcctttttgtagtggggggcccagaactggacacaatactccagatgcggcctcaccaaaacCGAATGGGAATGGTGTTCCCCTTTGTCAAGTGCCAAGGCCCTCTAAAGCAGTGCCTCTGACCTGTTCCTCCTGGCAGCTGGAGCTGAGTGATAACCGCATCTCCGGGGGCCTGGAAGTTCTAGCAGAGAGGACCCCTAACCTGACCCACTTGAATCTAAGCGGCAACAAGATCAAGGACATCAACACCCTGGAGCCCCTGGTGAGTGAGAGGCCAAGGGCAGGGCCCTAACCCATCAATGCGGTTTCCTTTGGGGCTGTAGTATTTCGTGCCCACCTGGGAAAGGGCTGCTAAGGGGTTGGACTCAGTTTGAGGTAGGTGGCACCTGGGTGTGTCATGGTAGTGACTTGCATGGCCCCCATCCAAGGACACGCTCCTGCTGTGGGACGTGAGCATGTCACCCGTGGTGCTGTGAGTGCAGATTGCCACTGACCTGCCCATGGCAGGTGCAAGGTGCCCTTTCTTTCTAAGGTAGGATCAAATCGCCCTGGAAGAGGGGTCTTTATCTTGTCATCCCACCTCACTAGGTCTGGCCTGGGGAGTGGACTGGCCAATGAGCTAGGCTGGGTGGTCTTCTCTCCCCCTCAGACAAGCTTTACAGTATAAAGGGAAATGCCTCCCCTTAGGGAGAGGTGTGGCTGCAACAACAGCACTTCCCAGTGCTGAATGGCCGAGGCGTACCGCCTCCCTGCGTGCAACGCAACTCTCCGGAATCCAGTGTGCTCTGTGGTGGCTGCTTCCGTGGTCTCGGGGCAGGGAAGTGTGGCGTCTGAGTCAGGCAGTCTCTAAGACGCTTAGGTAGCCAGGTCTCTACTCCCTGTCGTAGGGCGATGGGCGCACAGACTCTGGGCCTGGCTTTCTGCCTTGCTGTACGCTGTTTGTTATAGGAGTGGAAATAGGGGGTGAAGTTGTAGAGAGTTGTGCCTCCAGGCTTTAATGTTGTCCTGGAGCTAGAGTCCGTTAACTGCCTTGTGTCAAAATGAGGGGGCATGTTACACAAAATAGCGTGCATGAGATATTTGCTTCACTCTAGGTCACGTAGTAACCCACCTGCTTCAGAGGCATCCTAATGTCTCCCTCATCCCTCTGCCCATAGCGAGTTGACTGGAACTGTCTGCTAGTGGCCTAACGACTTAATCTTTGCAGAAGAAACTACCAAATTTGCATAGCCTGGACCTCTTCAACTGCGAGGTGACAATGCTGATCAACTACCGGGAAAGCATGTTTGCCCTTCTGCCCCAGCTCACCTACCTGGATGGGTTTGATGCCGATGACCAGGAAGCCCCTGACTCAGATCCTGAAGCAGATGGTGATGGGTTGGATGATGAGTATGATGAGAACGGAGAAGGTAAAGGGGGCTTGGTATGGCTTTCTGGAATTGCCTCCCACATATTTCACTAGCCATTCCCTACAGACCACCTTGGTCTTGGGGTGAACTCATCACAAAAGTAAGATGAGACTTTGGTAATTCCAtactctcccccttcttcccccggCATGACATGGAAAACCAAGCTCTGCTTAATCTGGGGGGCTTGTCAGTTGACACATCTCACAGGCATAGGTACCAGTGGGGCTCTTCTGGGTTAGTTGTGTTTCCTGGCTGCTGTCGATGGCGTATTGGGCTTTGAACACGTCGGAGGctaaaggggtgggggtggggagtgtcacTGATCCGATACAAGCTGTGCTGGGTAGAGAACCCACTCACCTCCCTCTGTTGTGGTAGAAGGTgaggaagatgatgatgatgaggaagATGAGTTGGATGAGGAAGTCATTGATGACGAAGAAGAGGATGAAGATGATCTGGAaggcgaagaggaggaggatggagtaGATGATGAGGTGAGGCTGTTCTTGTTCGCttgatccctccccctccccccccccccgactgataAAAATCGGTCCTCCTGAGAACCCTTGTAATCTGGTTGGTATGCTGTGTCCTGGCTTGAGGCTAGTCTCATTCAAGAGCTTCCTAGGTAGACATCTTCCTAGGTAGAGCTTCCTAGGTAGAAGTGATACCTGGATTCTTAGTTGGTAGCTGGAGATGATATGAAGGGGGAAGATCTTGTTGTTTTTCCAGGAGGCATCACAATTTCTTTGTGCCCACAAGTTGCGGTCCCTGTGGCAGAAAGGAAGGGATGGGGAAAGGGAAGCAGGCATCCAGTTGCAAGGAGGGGTGTTAACAGTGtgctgccagagggcagtgtcctccTGAAGTCAGACTTGAAAAGACCGCGAATGGTGACTGAAGTGAGAGAATAAATCAATCTCTCGTCACTGGGTCTTGGTCCTTGTACAAACatgcttatttttttaattcaaggaggaagaggatgaggaggatGAAGAGGACGACGAAGGTGATGAAGGTAAGTCAAGCTAATTCTCCTAATTAAGATGCAGTATTCACGAAGATCACATTAACCATCTACAGTTCTGGTGCGATCAGTCGGTCTCATTCTGAGGGCCGAGCAGTAGAACGGTGCACGCCTGCTTTATGGCAAGAAAGCCTCTCGTCACCACTGAACCAGGGCACTGTCCAAGAGCTGAATATCCGAGTACTGAGGGAGGGAATCCAAGCACAGGAATTAGGCAATTCAAAGCTTAGGGCTTGGCTACTCCCTGCGTCCTATGTGTTGCATGACATGCTGTGTTCTTGTAGTAAATGTCCTTAACTGTCCAGCTATCAGGTAAGGAAAGTCAGAACACTCTCATGTTGCCTTTTTTGCATTTGCATGTTTGTTTTTAACATGACCAAGCTCATTGTTTGACGACACCATTGAATGAGGGTGGTGAGATCCCAGAGCATCCAAGTATGCCACCATCTCAACACATTTAAAGCAATCAGTATTCATAGGCTGTCAGTCGCCTGAGGGGGTAAATTGGCAAAATGACCCAATTCTGTGTAATTTAGCGTAATACTCTGGAGGGGAGAGCttctgtggatgctctgctgtgTGTTAGTGTTTTTATAAAGAAGTGCTCGTCCTAGACTCTGTACTTGCTTCTAGACTTCTAGGCTTTAGTGCAACAAAAGACTAGACATCTCATTTCTGACTTGGAGGTAAAATCCTTGGATAGTTGAAGGCTGGCTCTGGATGTGCTTTATGTATAGCTATTTGTAGAGGTGTCTATAGGAAAATGGAGGTTGGCACCCAACTTGAATGATAAATCCTGAATAAGCTGCTTGGCTAAGACTCACCAAAGTGAGTAGTGATTTTAGGTGCCTCTGTTCTTGGGTGTCCAGCTTCACACCGTGAAAAGGGGAAGTGAGTGTTCAAGTGTTCAC includes these proteins:
- the LOC102446220 gene encoding acidic leucine-rich nuclear phosphoprotein 32 family member B isoform X1, giving the protein MIDQFCGMPVSSLAVECGGSTLNKVKELVLDNCRSLDGKIVGLSSDFENLEFLSMINVNLLSVSNLPKLNKLRKLELSDNRISGGLEVLAERTPNLTHLNLSGNKIKDINTLEPLKKLPNLHSLDLFNCEVTMLINYRESMFALLPQLTYLDGFDADDQEAPDSDPEADGDGLDDEYDENGEEGEEDDDDEEDELDEEVIDDEEEDEDDLEGEEEEDGVDDEEEEDEEDEEDDEGDEDLPQGEKRKRELEDEGEEDPEDEEDEDDD
- the LOC102446220 gene encoding acidic leucine-rich nuclear phosphoprotein 32 family member B isoform X2, producing the protein MIDQFCGMPVSSLAVECGGSTLNKVKELVLDNCRSLDGKIVGLSSDFENLEFLSMINVNLLSVSNLPKLNKLRKLELSDNRISGGLEVLAERTPNLTHLNLSGNKIKDINTLEPLKKLPNLHSLDLFNCEVTMLINYRESMFALLPQLTYLDGFDADDQEAPDSDPEADGDGLDDEYDENGEGEEDDDDEEDELDEEVIDDEEEDEDDLEGEEEEDGVDDEEEEDEEDEEDDEGDEDLPQGEKRKRELEDEGEEDPEDEEDEDDD
- the LOC102446220 gene encoding acidic leucine-rich nuclear phosphoprotein 32 family member D isoform X4, with translation MEMKKRLTLELRNKKPAEVKELVLDNCRSLDGKIVGLSSDFENLEFLSMINVNLLSVSNLPKLNKLRKLELSDNRISGGLEVLAERTPNLTHLNLSGNKIKDINTLEPLKKLPNLHSLDLFNCEVTMLINYRESMFALLPQLTYLDGFDADDQEAPDSDPEADGDGLDDEYDENGEGEEDDDDEEDELDEEVIDDEEEDEDDLEGEEEEDGVDDEEEEDEEDEEDDEGDEDLPQGEKRKRELEDEGEEDPEDEEDEDDD
- the LOC102446220 gene encoding acidic leucine-rich nuclear phosphoprotein 32 family member B isoform X3 — encoded protein: MEMKKRLTLELRNKKPAEVKELVLDNCRSLDGKIVGLSSDFENLEFLSMINVNLLSVSNLPKLNKLRKLELSDNRISGGLEVLAERTPNLTHLNLSGNKIKDINTLEPLKKLPNLHSLDLFNCEVTMLINYRESMFALLPQLTYLDGFDADDQEAPDSDPEADGDGLDDEYDENGEEGEEDDDDEEDELDEEVIDDEEEDEDDLEGEEEEDGVDDEEEEDEEDEEDDEGDEDLPQGEKRKRELEDEGEEDPEDEEDEDDD